The following proteins are encoded in a genomic region of Zea mays cultivar B73 chromosome 9, Zm-B73-REFERENCE-NAM-5.0, whole genome shotgun sequence:
- the LOC100280655 gene encoding E3 ubiquitin-protein ligase SDIR1-like: MSFVFRGSRADIEAGGFTGFAPERRTMRIHAGSRPVNSNSLVFLLTVFVLFMVLNSHQMSPNLLLWIVLGAFLMATSLRMYATCQQLAHAAAANSFLGHTELRVHVPPTIALATRGQLQSLRLQLALLDREFDDLDYDTLRALDADNSLHVPSMSEEEINSLPVFKYKVQAQQGNAPARKSDEASQLSVSSTGSGNEKKQDGLKADGTGKTPQDELTCSVCLEQVMVGDLLRSLPCLHQFHVNCIDPWLRQQGTCPICKHQVSDGWHATGNGEEDASYMV, translated from the exons ATGAGCTTCGTGTTCCGAGGAAGCAGGGCCGACATCGAGGCCGGTGGCTTCACAGGGTTCGCCCCCGAGCGCCGCACCATG CGAATTCATGCAGGGAGCAGGCCGGTGAATAGCAATTCCTTGGTTTTTCTTCTAACTG TTTTTGTTTTGTTCATGGTACTGAACTCACACCAGATGTCTCCCAATCTTTTG ctTTGGATAGTCTTGGGAGCCTTCCTAATGGCCACGAGCCTTAGAATGTATGCCACGTGCCAGCAGCTTGCTCATGCTGCAGCTGCCAACAGTTTTCTTGGCCACACTGAGCTGCGTGTGCATGTACCGCCGACCATTGCCCTTGCTACGAGAGGCCAGTTACAGAGCCTTAGACTTCAACTGGCTCTTCTTGACCGTGAATTTGATGATTTAG ATTATGACACTCTGAGAGCACTGGATGCTGACAATAGCCTGCATGTTCCTTCTATGAGTGAAGAAGAAATAAATTCTCTTCCTGTCTTCAAATATAAAGTCCAGGCACAGCAGGGAAATGCCCCTGCCCGAAAAAG TGATGAGGCATCGCAGCTATCGGTTTCTTCAACTGGCTCCGGCAATGAG AAAAAGCAGGATGGTTTAAAAGCAGATGGAACTGGCAAAACTCCACAGGATGAACTAACATGTAGTGTTTGCTTAGAGCAAGTCATGGTGGGTGATCTGTTGAGAAGCCTACCATGCTTGCATCAG TTTCACGTAAACTGCATCGACCCATGGCTGCGCCAACAGGGTACATGCCCAATCTGCAAGCACCAGGTCAGTGATGGGTGGCATGCCACAGGCAACGGTGAAGAGGATGCTTCATACATGGTGTAA
- the LOC100278842 gene encoding uncharacterized protein LOC100278842 encodes MELYDDEKWKFSKKSRNNGSRRVPGAGAGGGGDSLLKRSSSMRDAPAIGRGAAAGAGGCAAQQPPSFSSRCAGLVKEQRARFYIMRRCVTMLVCWKDRS; translated from the coding sequence ATGGAGTTGTACGACGACGAGAAGTGGAAGTTCTCCAAGAAGAGCCGGAACAACGGCAGCCGGCGCGTCCCGGGGGCCGGAGCCGGTGGTGGCGGGGACTCTCTGCTGAAGAGATCGTCCAGCATGAGAGACGCCCCGGCGATCGGCCGCGGCGCcgcggccggggcgggcgggtGCGCGGCGCAGCAGCCGCCGTCGTTCTCGAGCCGGTGCGCGGGGCTGGTGAAGGAGCAGCGGGCGCGCTTCTACATCATGCGCCGCTGCGTGACCATGCTCGTCTGCTGGAAGGACCGCTCGTAG